The genomic DNA CCGATGATGATGTAGTCAAACGTGGTGTCGCTCATGGATTGAATGGTGGCTGCGGCGGTGCGCGGAACAGGAAAGTAGTTGGGCGCCATTGTGCGGTGGGTAATCCACCTGTCGAGGGTAGAAACACGAATTGCTACGCTATTTGTAGCTAATGGCGCTTGTTGATGTTGCGCTAGCGGCCAATTTGACAATAATTGCACGCACGGGGCTTGCGGCTGTGCTTGTGTGCTGTGCGTTGTCCCGGCGCGTGCCGCCGGCGCGGCGCACCTGATTTTTCCCAACCATGGCGGCCCACGCCGCCCCATCCATGAGCGAACTGTCGCCCCGCATCGTCCGTGCTGAATCACCCCAAGGGCCCCAGGCGCAGCTGCTGGGACGCTGGGGCGCGGCCGAGCTGGGCCAGCGCACGCACTGGCGCGCGCTCGCGGCCCAGTTGCGCGAGCATGCGGCGCCGGCGGGCGGCTGGGATTTGCGCAGCCTGCAATGGCTGGACCATGTGGGCGCGCAGTTGCTCTGGAAGCAATGGGGCCAGAAGTGGCCCGACCATGTGCAGCTCACCGACCCCCAGCGGGCCATGCTGGAACGCGTGGCAAGCCTCACGGTGGTCCCGCCGCCGGCAGCACCCTGGCGCCTGTCCGAGCAGATGGACCACCTCGGCGTGCTGGTGCTGCACGGCCTGGACCACGCCAAGCACCTGATGCAACTGATCGGGCAGCTGTCGCTCGACCTCGTGCGGCTGGCGCGCGCCCCGCAGCGCGGGCCCTGGCGCGATGTGTCGGGCCATGTGTACCGCATGGGCGCCACCGCACTGCCCATCACGGCGCTGGTGGGTTTTCTGATCGGCGTGGTGCTGGCCTACCTGATGAGTCTGCAGCTGCGCCAGTTCGGGGCCGAGTCGTTCATCGTTAACATTCTGGGCATTTCGCTGATTCGCGAGCTGGGGCCCTTGCTGGGGGCCATTCTGGTGGCGGGACGGACGGGTTCGTCCATCACGGCGCAGATTGGCGTGATGCGGGTCACCGAAGAGCTCGACGCCATGCGCGTGATGGGCATACCCCAC from Acidovorax sp. T1 includes the following:
- a CDS encoding MlaE family ABC transporter permease is translated as MSELSPRIVRAESPQGPQAQLLGRWGAAELGQRTHWRALAAQLREHAAPAGGWDLRSLQWLDHVGAQLLWKQWGQKWPDHVQLTDPQRAMLERVASLTVVPPPAAPWRLSEQMDHLGVLVLHGLDHAKHLMQLIGQLSLDLVRLARAPQRGPWRDVSGHVYRMGATALPITALVGFLIGVVLAYLMSLQLRQFGAESFIVNILGISLIRELGPLLGAILVAGRTGSSITAQIGVMRVTEELDAMRVMGIPHGFRLVLPRTLALALAMPLISVWTTLAALAGGMLAADVAMGISPAYFAQALPAAVKIGNLGLAMAKSVVFGALIALIGCHWGLRVKPNTQSLGEGTTASVVTSITMVIIVDALFAVAFKNIGI